From the Flavimarina sp. Hel_I_48 genome, one window contains:
- a CDS encoding fructosamine kinase family protein — MLEPDFLNELSQKLDSKIISHKPLSGGDINEVYTLESENEKWVIKVNNAQRFPGMFEKEAAGLQALREPHIIDVPKVITSGEHQNQSYLLLEHKATGTKKQEFWTIFGRQLAKLHQQSAAKFGFEEDNYIGSLPQYNEAEDNAAEFYINQRLKPQFALALENGYKFTEIDRFYDKIRHLIPQEKPALIHGDLWSGNFLVNASGDPCLIDPATAFAPREMDIGLMHLFGGFNPSLFDAYNSEFPLAHGWPERIKLWQLYYVLVHVNLFGGGYFASAEAILRHYLNS; from the coding sequence ATGTTAGAGCCTGATTTTTTAAATGAGCTTTCCCAGAAATTAGATTCAAAGATCATTTCCCACAAACCGCTTTCAGGTGGGGACATTAATGAGGTTTATACACTTGAGTCCGAAAATGAAAAATGGGTCATCAAAGTGAACAATGCGCAGCGTTTCCCCGGAATGTTTGAAAAAGAAGCCGCCGGACTGCAAGCGCTACGCGAACCACATATTATTGATGTACCCAAGGTTATTACTTCTGGCGAACATCAAAATCAAAGCTATTTACTACTGGAACACAAAGCTACCGGAACAAAAAAACAGGAGTTTTGGACGATTTTTGGTCGGCAGCTGGCAAAATTGCATCAGCAGAGTGCGGCTAAGTTTGGTTTTGAAGAAGACAATTACATTGGCAGCCTTCCACAATATAACGAAGCAGAAGATAACGCAGCGGAATTTTATATCAATCAACGCTTAAAACCACAGTTCGCATTAGCGCTAGAAAATGGCTATAAATTCACTGAAATTGACCGTTTTTACGACAAAATAAGGCATTTAATTCCGCAGGAAAAACCAGCATTGATACATGGCGATCTCTGGAGCGGTAATTTTCTCGTAAATGCCAGTGGAGATCCATGTTTGATAGATCCCGCCACCGCTTTTGCCCCACGGGAGATGGATATAGGATTGATGCATCTTTTTGGCGGTTTTAACCCTTCCCTTTTTGATGCCTACAATTCAGAATTTCCACTTGCACATGGCTGGCCGGAGCGCATCAAACTGTGGCAGCTGTATTATGTTCTGGTTCATGTCAACCTTTTTGGAGGTGGATATTTTGCTTCCGCGGAAGCGATACTCAGGCATTACCTCAATTCTTAA
- the polA gene encoding DNA polymerase I, whose translation MSTQKRLFLLDAYALIFRGYYALIKNPRVNSKGQDTSAVMGFVNSLFDVIKREKPDHLAVAFDKGGSHERVEMYEAYKANRDETPEAIRIAVPIIQEILKAMHVPYVEILGVEADDLIGTLAKQAEKENYQVFMVTPDKDYAQLVSENIFMYKPARMGNGIEIWGIPEVRKKFEIERPEQVIDYLGMRGDASDNIPGIPGVGDKTAKKFIQEYGSLEGLLENFHKLKGKMKEKVIEFAEQGLLSKKLATIMTDCDVQFHAESYELSEPDTDKVQEIFDELEFRRLKDQFIKIFSGEAEASVGAAVSNTETAKKLVSSAEKAAAAGSGQFSLFGENSPAMDIEERNARKTIADTSHLYQSIAPGMAMNLFLQNLLKQKSVCFDTETTGLDPITAELVGIAFSWEKGKGFYVPFPEEKDKAQELIEQLRPFFEAEGIEKIGQNLKYDIKVLDKYNIRLKGKLFDTMLAHYLINPDMRHNMNVLAETYLNYTPVPIEELIGKKGKNQKTMRDVPLEKQTEYAVEDADVTFQLKEHFAKELTEAQTQKLFDEIEIPLVQVLADMELEGINLDQKFLKSLSEELNADIISLESKIYEEAGEEFNIGSPKQLGEILFDKLKLVDKPKKTRTGQYSTAEDVLSYLAPDHEIIQHVLDYRGLAKLKSTYIDALPEQVEPSTGRVHTDYMQTVAATGRLSSNNPNLQNIPIRTERGRQVRKAFVPKNEDYILLAADYSQIELRIIAALSKEENMMKAFTDGQDIHATTAARVFDVALEDVSREQRSNAKTVNFGIIYGVSAFGLSNQTELSRSESKELIDTYYKTYPQLRNYMSEQVSYARENGYVSTVLGRRRYLKDINSSNQMVRGAAERNAVNAPIQGSAADIIKIAMINIHKKLRDQDYKTKMLLQVHDELVFDVYKPELEQVKEMIQTEMEQAYILDVPLDVELGVGENWLEAH comes from the coding sequence ATGTCAACGCAAAAACGCCTGTTCCTTCTTGATGCCTACGCCCTTATTTTCCGCGGTTATTATGCACTTATTAAAAATCCGCGTGTCAATTCAAAAGGTCAGGACACCTCTGCGGTCATGGGTTTTGTAAATTCCCTTTTTGACGTTATCAAACGGGAAAAACCAGACCATTTAGCGGTCGCTTTTGATAAAGGTGGCAGTCATGAACGCGTTGAAATGTACGAGGCCTACAAAGCGAATAGGGATGAAACCCCAGAAGCTATTCGTATAGCGGTGCCCATCATACAGGAAATCCTGAAGGCTATGCACGTTCCCTATGTAGAAATACTGGGAGTCGAGGCTGATGATCTTATTGGCACCCTGGCAAAGCAGGCAGAAAAAGAGAACTATCAGGTATTTATGGTCACGCCAGACAAAGATTATGCGCAGCTGGTCTCAGAAAATATCTTTATGTACAAACCCGCGCGCATGGGCAATGGTATTGAAATCTGGGGAATCCCAGAAGTTCGGAAAAAATTTGAGATCGAGCGCCCGGAGCAGGTCATTGACTATTTGGGAATGCGCGGCGATGCCAGCGATAATATCCCCGGGATTCCCGGTGTGGGCGATAAAACCGCAAAAAAATTCATTCAGGAATATGGTTCGCTGGAAGGCCTATTAGAGAATTTCCATAAGCTGAAAGGCAAAATGAAGGAAAAAGTCATTGAATTTGCCGAACAGGGATTGTTGTCCAAAAAACTGGCAACTATAATGACCGACTGTGATGTGCAGTTTCATGCAGAGAGCTATGAACTTTCAGAACCTGATACAGATAAAGTACAGGAGATTTTTGATGAGCTGGAATTCCGTAGGTTGAAAGACCAGTTTATCAAGATATTTTCTGGCGAAGCCGAAGCCTCTGTGGGCGCGGCAGTTTCCAATACCGAAACCGCAAAAAAACTGGTTTCTTCCGCCGAAAAAGCAGCCGCGGCAGGATCAGGTCAATTCTCTTTATTCGGTGAAAACAGCCCCGCGATGGATATTGAAGAGCGTAACGCCCGTAAAACCATCGCCGATACTTCGCACCTTTATCAAAGCATCGCCCCGGGAATGGCAATGAATTTGTTTTTGCAGAATTTACTAAAACAGAAATCTGTTTGTTTTGATACGGAAACCACTGGCCTCGATCCCATTACGGCAGAACTTGTGGGCATTGCTTTCTCATGGGAAAAAGGGAAAGGTTTTTATGTTCCGTTTCCTGAAGAAAAAGACAAAGCGCAGGAACTTATTGAACAATTGCGGCCGTTTTTTGAAGCAGAAGGAATTGAAAAAATAGGCCAGAACTTAAAATACGATATTAAAGTACTTGATAAATACAACATCAGGCTCAAGGGAAAACTGTTTGACACCATGCTGGCGCATTATCTGATCAACCCAGACATGCGGCACAACATGAACGTGCTGGCAGAAACGTATCTTAATTACACTCCGGTTCCCATTGAAGAACTCATCGGCAAAAAAGGCAAAAACCAGAAAACCATGCGCGATGTTCCGCTTGAAAAGCAGACAGAATATGCCGTGGAAGATGCAGATGTCACCTTTCAGCTCAAAGAACATTTTGCCAAAGAACTCACCGAAGCCCAGACGCAAAAACTTTTTGATGAGATTGAAATCCCGCTCGTGCAGGTGCTTGCAGACATGGAACTTGAGGGTATAAACCTGGATCAAAAATTCCTTAAATCCCTATCAGAAGAACTTAATGCAGATATTATTTCGCTGGAATCAAAAATATATGAAGAGGCTGGCGAAGAATTTAATATCGGTTCGCCAAAACAGCTCGGCGAGATTCTTTTTGACAAATTAAAGTTGGTCGACAAACCGAAAAAAACCCGAACCGGCCAATACAGCACCGCAGAAGATGTGCTTTCCTACCTTGCGCCAGATCATGAGATTATTCAACATGTGCTGGATTATCGCGGTCTGGCCAAACTAAAAAGCACCTATATAGATGCGTTGCCTGAGCAGGTAGAACCATCTACTGGTCGCGTGCATACGGATTATATGCAAACCGTGGCCGCTACCGGTCGCTTGAGCAGCAACAATCCCAATTTGCAGAATATCCCCATACGCACCGAACGTGGTCGCCAGGTACGAAAGGCGTTTGTTCCCAAAAATGAAGATTACATTTTGCTTGCAGCAGATTATTCGCAAATAGAACTGCGTATCATCGCTGCGTTGAGCAAGGAAGAAAACATGATGAAGGCTTTTACAGATGGGCAGGACATTCACGCCACTACTGCCGCTCGTGTTTTTGATGTTGCGCTTGAAGACGTTTCCCGCGAGCAGCGCAGCAATGCAAAAACGGTAAATTTTGGGATCATTTACGGTGTTTCCGCTTTCGGGCTCAGCAACCAGACCGAACTTTCACGCAGCGAATCCAAAGAACTTATAGACACGTATTACAAAACATACCCGCAATTGCGCAATTACATGAGCGAGCAGGTAAGTTACGCGCGTGAAAACGGATATGTTTCAACTGTTCTGGGCAGAAGGCGCTACTTAAAAGACATCAACAGCAGCAACCAGATGGTGCGCGGCGCGGCAGAACGTAACGCGGTAAACGCGCCCATACAGGGAAGTGCGGCAGATATCATCAAGATCGCGATGATCAACATCCATAAAAAATTACGGGATCAGGATTATAAAACTAAAATGCTATTGCAGGTGCATGATGAACTCGTCTTTGATGTTTACAAGCCTGAATTAGAGCAGGTAAAAGAAATGATTCAAACCGAAATGGAACAAGCTTATATTCTTGATGTTCCACTCGATGTTGAATTGGGCGTTGGTGAAAACTGGCTGGAGGCGCATTAA
- a CDS encoding ATP-binding cassette domain-containing protein has product MSNTNSSKIHLGLLLSDSVNKKGLIAKLFSHEKKAILQKFCDGKGLIFSDFVIEKIHEEERRYDECLIAYRKLATYSSGERKKLFIEHILKQNPDFIVLDNPLDHLDQESRVVFSKTLEEISRKTTLIQLASRAADFLGFIDQKFKLSGEKFDLIPLSAELEKDQKVSKNHLNLPENSSKTRKTKDELVKMKQISVSYDGKPIVKDISWTIFQGDFWQLIGPNGSGKSTILSLITGESTKGYGQELYLFGKKKGSGESIWEIKQQIGYFAPNMIELFQRNNTLKEMILSGFYDSVGLYDKPSTFQQNKALQWLQLAKMENLKNHNFNKLSPGQQRLGLILRAVVKNPSLLILDEPTEGLDDIAAGLVIELITTFRSQTAMAIVFVSHRVEKGLEPRAVLELLPSTEGSISKVTSSNNNKV; this is encoded by the coding sequence ATGAGTAACACGAATAGTTCAAAAATACATTTGGGATTACTGCTCAGTGACAGCGTGAATAAAAAGGGTTTAATAGCAAAACTCTTTTCCCATGAAAAAAAAGCCATTTTACAAAAATTTTGCGATGGCAAAGGCCTGATTTTCTCAGATTTTGTCATTGAAAAAATTCACGAAGAAGAGCGCCGATACGACGAGTGCCTAATTGCTTACAGAAAACTCGCAACCTATTCTTCCGGAGAGCGGAAAAAGCTTTTTATAGAGCATATTTTAAAGCAAAATCCCGATTTTATTGTTCTTGACAATCCGTTAGATCATTTAGATCAGGAATCGCGAGTCGTATTTTCTAAAACCCTGGAGGAAATTTCACGGAAGACAACCCTGATCCAGTTGGCCAGCCGCGCAGCAGATTTTTTAGGGTTTATAGATCAGAAATTTAAACTATCAGGGGAAAAATTCGATCTTATTCCTCTTTCAGCGGAATTGGAAAAGGATCAAAAAGTATCAAAAAACCACCTAAATCTACCCGAAAACAGCTCAAAAACCAGGAAAACAAAGGATGAGCTTGTAAAAATGAAACAGATTTCCGTTAGCTATGACGGCAAACCTATCGTAAAAGATATATCCTGGACGATTTTCCAGGGTGATTTCTGGCAATTGATAGGCCCTAACGGTTCAGGGAAAAGCACAATACTTTCGCTTATTACGGGAGAAAGCACTAAAGGTTATGGACAGGAACTTTACCTCTTTGGCAAGAAAAAAGGGAGTGGGGAAAGCATCTGGGAGATCAAGCAGCAAATAGGATATTTTGCACCCAATATGATCGAGCTTTTTCAGCGTAACAATACGTTGAAGGAAATGATACTTTCCGGCTTTTATGATTCCGTGGGACTTTATGACAAACCTTCCACATTTCAGCAGAATAAAGCACTGCAATGGCTTCAACTTGCCAAAATGGAAAATCTAAAAAACCATAATTTCAATAAATTATCACCCGGCCAGCAGCGCCTTGGGCTTATTTTACGGGCCGTTGTGAAAAACCCATCCCTTCTTATCCTTGATGAACCCACTGAAGGTCTAGATGACATCGCAGCCGGCCTCGTTATTGAACTGATCACAACGTTTAGATCTCAAACGGCGATGGCGATTGTCTTTGTCTCCCACAGAGTAGAAAAAGGGCTGGAGCCCAGGGCGGTTCTTGAACTATTACCTTCAACCGAAGGTTCAATAAGCAAAGTAACTTCCAGTAACAACAATAAGGTCTAA
- a CDS encoding 2TM domain-containing protein yields MFSKKQESTKIDHQQRELIEYAQLRVKKKKNLFRHFVIFLAGAILLIILNLILDFGKDFRPFNVDWFVWAILIWFFIFLVHFLNVFLINVFMDKKWEHEQIDKLVAQQKARIAELKDRVEKENPPPEQRKSPFISPNRPLNQ; encoded by the coding sequence ATGTTCTCAAAAAAGCAGGAATCGACTAAAATAGACCATCAACAACGTGAACTTATTGAATATGCCCAACTACGGGTAAAAAAGAAAAAAAACCTTTTTCGCCATTTTGTAATTTTTCTTGCGGGAGCGATACTTCTGATTATTTTGAATCTTATTCTTGATTTTGGTAAAGACTTTAGGCCTTTTAATGTAGACTGGTTTGTATGGGCGATCCTGATCTGGTTTTTTATCTTTCTTGTGCATTTTTTAAATGTGTTCCTCATCAATGTTTTTATGGACAAAAAATGGGAACATGAGCAAATTGATAAGTTGGTCGCACAACAAAAAGCACGAATTGCAGAACTCAAAGACCGCGTGGAAAAAGAAAATCCACCGCCAGAACAGAGAAAAAGTCCATTTATTAGCCCCAACAGACCTTTAAATCAATAA
- a CDS encoding isoamylase early set domain-containing protein, giving the protein MAIKKLYLKSKPECKVTFTLPAENAEKVIVLGDFNNWDPSEDYQLKKLKNGNFKGTINLPAEQTYQFRYLVDSAWVNDSEADRYQWNDFADAENSVLEL; this is encoded by the coding sequence ATGGCAATTAAAAAACTTTATTTAAAATCAAAACCAGAATGCAAGGTGACTTTTACCCTTCCTGCTGAAAATGCGGAAAAAGTAATTGTTTTAGGAGATTTTAATAATTGGGATCCTTCAGAAGATTACCAACTCAAAAAACTGAAAAACGGTAATTTCAAGGGAACCATTAATTTACCTGCAGAGCAAACCTATCAATTTAGATATCTTGTGGATAGTGCCTGGGTAAACGATAGTGAAGCAGATCGCTACCAGTGGAACGATTTTGCAGATGCTGAGAATAGTGTACTTGAATTATAA
- a CDS encoding pyridoxamine 5'-phosphate oxidase family protein, with product MSTENLYNKDAKKKIKEMAEDIDFTMMATNLKEIPLSVIPMSTKKVDGEGNIWFLSGKDSDHNTDIQNDPNVQLIYSKPGDMKFLSVYGRATITTDKGIIKDLYSKSDDNWFDGVDDPNITAISFKPNEAAYWDTETNKLVALFKMGVGTVTGEKQDVSKSGKMKV from the coding sequence ATGAGCACAGAGAATCTATATAATAAAGACGCTAAGAAGAAAATAAAAGAAATGGCAGAAGACATCGATTTTACGATGATGGCCACAAATTTGAAAGAAATTCCATTAAGTGTTATCCCCATGAGCACAAAAAAAGTAGATGGAGAAGGCAACATCTGGTTTTTGAGCGGGAAAGACAGCGATCATAATACAGATATTCAAAATGATCCTAACGTACAGCTTATTTATTCCAAGCCAGGCGACATGAAATTCCTAAGTGTGTATGGTCGTGCCACGATCACTACAGATAAAGGGATTATTAAAGATCTTTACAGTAAATCTGATGATAACTGGTTTGACGGAGTAGATGACCCTAATATTACCGCAATTAGCTTTAAGCCTAACGAAGCAGCATACTGGGACACGGAAACCAATAAACTTGTCGCACTCTTTAAAATGGGCGTAGGTACGGTAACCGGAGAGAAACAAGATGTTTCAAAATCAGGTAAAATGAAGGTATAA
- a CDS encoding dihydrofolate reductase, with protein sequence MLIIIAAAGENNALGKDGDLLWHLPDDFKRFKKLTTGHPIIMGRKTFESLPKMLPGRKHIVITRKEDYHPKGVQIAHSLEKAISFVPSDQDSYIIGGGEIYNLALDIADKIELTRVHGTFEEADTFFPDIDEDNWKLEEKTSHPQDEKHKFSFDYLTYVRA encoded by the coding sequence ATGCTTATTATTATTGCCGCTGCAGGAGAAAACAACGCCCTTGGAAAAGATGGGGATCTGCTCTGGCATTTGCCCGATGATTTTAAACGCTTCAAAAAACTTACCACAGGACATCCCATCATTATGGGCCGAAAAACTTTTGAATCCCTGCCCAAAATGTTGCCCGGCCGAAAACATATCGTGATCACAAGAAAAGAAGATTACCATCCTAAGGGTGTACAAATCGCCCATTCTCTTGAAAAGGCCATTTCCTTTGTGCCTAGTGATCAAGATTCCTACATAATAGGAGGCGGCGAAATCTATAATCTCGCCCTGGATATTGCTGATAAAATAGAACTTACCCGCGTACACGGTACTTTTGAGGAAGCAGATACTTTTTTCCCTGATATTGATGAAGATAATTGGAAACTGGAAGAAAAAACGTCGCATCCTCAAGATGAAAAACACAAGTTCTCATTTGATTATCTGACTTATGTTAGAGCCTGA
- a CDS encoding DUF427 domain-containing protein yields the protein MKALFNGKTIAESDNTIEVEGNHYFPPHAVDQQFLVKSDTHSTCPWKGEASYYSIEDDGKKSKDAAWYYPSTSDKAKNIENYIAFWKEVEVTS from the coding sequence ATGAAAGCACTATTTAACGGTAAAACCATAGCAGAAAGCGACAATACAATTGAAGTAGAAGGAAACCACTATTTTCCTCCACATGCAGTAGATCAACAATTTCTTGTAAAAAGCGATACCCATTCCACTTGCCCGTGGAAAGGAGAAGCTAGTTATTACTCTATTGAGGACGATGGTAAAAAGAGTAAAGATGCCGCATGGTACTATCCCAGCACAAGCGATAAAGCGAAAAACATAGAAAACTATATCGCTTTCTGGAAAGAGGTTGAAGTGACCTCTTAA
- a CDS encoding aminotransferase class V-fold PLP-dependent enzyme — translation MRNLKKEFPVTSQYIHLNTAASGLLSETVLDFRQEHDLDYLIMGSLLKDKQDTFMTKVREGVSGFFNCEPGQLALVPNFSFGFNILLEGLPKTSKVLLLRDDYPSINWAVTSRDFEVVYADIDANLEENITAKVEKEKPDVLALSLVQYLSGIQIDLNFLKQLKNAHPELLIVADGTQYCGRETFDFDASGIDVLGASAYKWLNAGYGNGFFMFKEAVQDRVFPKTIGFNSVRGKYKQEENTFIGKFEPGHQDTLAHGSVTAAIGLVKSIGMPAIEEQINLLKTQAFEAFAERGLLADMVLKRKNHAPIFNIKGDQKLFNKLREQDIICSQRGEGIRVSFHYFNTEDDLMRLLKVIGH, via the coding sequence ATGAGAAACTTAAAAAAAGAATTTCCGGTTACATCACAATATATCCATCTTAATACTGCTGCCTCGGGATTGCTGTCAGAAACAGTGCTTGATTTTAGGCAGGAACATGATCTGGATTATCTTATTATGGGTAGCCTTTTAAAAGATAAACAGGATACTTTTATGACCAAGGTACGAGAGGGTGTTAGCGGGTTTTTTAACTGTGAGCCGGGCCAACTTGCACTAGTGCCCAACTTCTCATTTGGCTTTAACATACTTCTTGAAGGATTGCCAAAGACTTCTAAAGTCTTATTACTCAGGGACGATTACCCATCCATCAACTGGGCGGTGACTTCACGTGATTTTGAAGTAGTTTATGCCGATATTGATGCAAATCTGGAAGAAAATATTACCGCAAAAGTTGAGAAAGAAAAGCCAGATGTGCTCGCCCTTAGCCTTGTGCAGTACTTAAGCGGAATACAGATCGATCTAAACTTCCTCAAACAATTAAAAAATGCTCATCCCGAACTGCTTATCGTAGCAGATGGCACGCAATATTGTGGAAGGGAAACTTTTGATTTTGATGCCAGTGGAATAGATGTGCTGGGAGCCAGTGCCTACAAATGGCTCAATGCGGGCTATGGGAATGGTTTTTTTATGTTTAAAGAAGCGGTGCAGGATCGCGTTTTCCCAAAGACGATAGGGTTCAATAGCGTACGAGGAAAATACAAACAAGAGGAGAATACATTTATAGGGAAGTTTGAGCCTGGCCATCAGGACACCCTCGCCCATGGGAGCGTAACCGCGGCCATAGGACTGGTTAAAAGTATAGGGATGCCTGCCATTGAAGAGCAGATCAACCTTTTGAAGACGCAAGCTTTTGAAGCTTTTGCCGAAAGAGGATTACTTGCTGACATGGTGCTGAAAAGAAAAAACCACGCACCTATTTTTAATATAAAAGGAGATCAAAAACTATTTAATAAATTACGTGAGCAGGATATTATTTGTTCTCAAAGAGGTGAAGGTATACGGGTAAGTTTCCATTATTTTAATACAGAAGACGATTTAATGCGACTTTTAAAGGTAATTGGGCATTGA